The proteins below are encoded in one region of Effusibacillus dendaii:
- a CDS encoding class I adenylate-forming enzyme family protein: MIASAEERRKWLESEFPVWPRRTIASHFAHQSEKYAKHPLLLLPERQYTYEEIWRQARAIAKSLLAAGVERRDHIAVLMANEAEFVALMIAIWLVGAVCVPLNTMLRQDELAYLLRQSDSRYLIMHQTAGGMDHNRSVSRVYDQLLTEQGNKLKKVVCIPNGSSAIDDRFELWDTFYSSGLRITDQALVERWRASEYPDELAFIIYTSGSTGLPKGVMLSHDNFLRCAYSTCLSRAIEQGRRIFTPLPLYHVFAIEEGILAVSFVGGSVVTSREFSPLQSLQLMEKYQVNDFLCVPSMLVALVSHPEAASFRLDSLYALMCAAAPAPVPIWQRAIDVFGLKEICTGYGGTEATASTTHTEVGDPIERVVTRVGRIKPGGVTGLPEFGGANVQYKVIDPYTGENLPYGSVGELTVRGNTVTRGYYNKPEETTLTIDKDGWLRTGDLGRFDEDGYIELLGRSKELYRVSGENVTPKEVEEVISKHPKVNQVYVVGVPDKLTTETGAAFIELRPGETCTRREIINWCQDKLARFKVPRHVWFVSPSDWPITGNGKIQKFRLQEMAAQKLGGA; the protein is encoded by the coding sequence ATGATCGCAAGTGCGGAAGAGCGTCGAAAATGGTTGGAATCGGAATTCCCCGTTTGGCCAAGGCGCACGATTGCAAGTCATTTCGCTCATCAATCTGAAAAATACGCCAAGCACCCTCTACTTTTATTACCCGAACGGCAGTATACATACGAAGAAATTTGGCGGCAAGCACGGGCGATTGCAAAATCCCTGCTGGCCGCAGGCGTCGAAAGGCGCGATCACATTGCGGTTTTAATGGCAAATGAGGCAGAGTTTGTTGCTTTGATGATCGCCATCTGGTTGGTGGGAGCCGTTTGCGTACCGCTCAATACGATGCTCCGCCAGGATGAGCTGGCCTATCTGCTGCGCCAATCGGACAGCCGCTACCTGATTATGCATCAGACAGCAGGCGGTATGGATCATAACCGGTCCGTTTCGCGCGTGTATGATCAACTGCTGACGGAACAGGGAAACAAACTGAAAAAGGTGGTTTGTATTCCGAACGGATCAAGCGCAATCGATGATCGGTTTGAACTGTGGGATACATTTTACAGCAGCGGATTGCGGATCACGGATCAGGCATTGGTTGAACGCTGGCGGGCGTCCGAATATCCGGATGAACTTGCTTTTATCATTTACACATCCGGCTCGACCGGTTTGCCGAAAGGTGTGATGCTGTCGCACGACAATTTTTTGCGATGTGCGTATTCCACTTGTTTAAGCCGGGCGATTGAACAGGGACGGCGGATATTTACCCCCCTCCCGCTTTACCATGTATTTGCAATCGAAGAAGGAATTCTGGCCGTTTCGTTTGTCGGCGGTTCCGTCGTGACCAGCCGCGAATTTTCACCGCTTCAGTCACTCCAGTTGATGGAAAAGTATCAAGTCAACGATTTTCTCTGCGTGCCTTCCATGCTGGTCGCACTGGTCAGCCACCCGGAGGCGGCTTCCTTCCGCCTCGACTCGTTATACGCTCTGATGTGTGCGGCAGCGCCAGCCCCGGTTCCGATTTGGCAGCGAGCGATCGATGTGTTTGGCCTGAAAGAGATTTGCACCGGCTATGGCGGCACGGAAGCGACCGCTTCTACCACACATACGGAGGTGGGAGATCCCATCGAAAGAGTGGTTACCCGCGTCGGCCGTATTAAACCGGGCGGCGTCACCGGATTGCCTGAATTTGGCGGCGCGAATGTTCAATACAAAGTGATTGATCCGTATACAGGGGAAAATTTGCCGTACGGTTCGGTCGGAGAACTCACGGTGCGGGGCAATACGGTCACACGCGGATATTACAACAAACCGGAAGAAACAACCTTGACCATTGATAAAGACGGCTGGCTGCGAACAGGAGACCTGGGACGTTTTGACGAAGACGGATATATCGAACTGCTCGGCAGAAGCAAAGAATTGTACCGGGTATCCGGTGAAAATGTGACGCCAAAAGAAGTGGAAGAAGTGATCAGCAAGCATCCGAAAGTGAATCAAGTTTACGTAGTCGGCGTGCCGGACAAATTAACAACGGAAACAGGCGCCGCCTTCATTGAACTGAGACCGGGAGAAACCTGTACCCGACGGGAAATCATCAATTGGTGCCAAGACAAACTGGCACGTTTTAAAGTACCCCGCCATGTGTGGTTCGTTTCTCCCTCCGATTGGCCTATAACCGGCAACGGAAAAATACAAAAATTCCGTTTGCAGGAAATGGCCGCTCAAAAATTGGGCGGAGCCTAA
- a CDS encoding beta-ketoacyl-[acyl-carrier-protein] synthase family protein, whose translation MKRALQSAGRQPTDIDYVNAHATSTPAGDMAESNALRAVFGDHLKQMPVSSIKGAVGHLLGAAGAIESIACIKSIETGWLPPTLHCQEREPAAPPDVVAGTSRQQPIRLALSNSFGFGGQNGVLIWQANR comes from the coding sequence ATGAAACGGGCGCTTCAATCGGCTGGGCGGCAACCGACAGACATTGATTACGTCAATGCTCATGCAACATCCACTCCTGCCGGAGATATGGCAGAATCAAACGCATTGCGCGCCGTATTTGGAGATCATCTAAAGCAAATGCCTGTCAGCTCCATAAAAGGAGCGGTAGGCCATTTGTTGGGGGCAGCAGGTGCCATCGAATCGATCGCTTGTATTAAATCGATAGAAACAGGTTGGCTGCCTCCCACTTTACATTGTCAAGAGCGGGAACCGGCGGCTCCGCCTGATGTAGTGGCAGGCACGAGCCGACAGCAGCCGATCCGTCTGGCACTCAGCAATTCATTTGGATTTGGCGGCCAGAACGGCGTTCTGATTTGGCAAGCCAATCGGTAG
- a CDS encoding MerR family transcriptional regulator, with amino-acid sequence MSKSYRIGELSKLTRVSKRTIDFYTQLGLLKSERTDSNRRLYPEETLERMKIIEMYKKEKLSLVEIQTRFKVLDEMDVSKIEVAQKLHHISEQLRRLEDSLLECKLLLSGFDKSHLKNLTAQITVQFASVAQIMNEIS; translated from the coding sequence ATGAGTAAGTCTTACCGGATAGGTGAATTGTCGAAACTCACCAGGGTTTCAAAAAGGACGATAGATTTCTATACCCAACTCGGTTTGCTCAAGTCTGAAAGAACCGATTCCAATCGTCGTTTGTACCCCGAAGAAACGTTGGAACGAATGAAGATCATAGAGATGTATAAAAAGGAAAAATTATCGTTGGTAGAAATTCAAACACGTTTCAAAGTGTTGGACGAAATGGACGTTTCCAAAATAGAAGTGGCTCAAAAGTTGCATCACATCTCAGAACAACTGCGCCGATTGGAAGACAGCCTGTTGGAATGCAAACTCTTATTGTCCGGTTTTGACAAAAGTCATCTGAAAAATCTTACCGCGCAAATCACCGTTCAGTTCGCTTCTGTGGCGCAAATCATGAACGAAATTTCTTGA
- a CDS encoding phytoene desaturase family protein produces the protein MKQKVAVIGGGLAGLSAAARLSHYGFDVTLLEKAPKLGGRAITIPVKGFHFNFGAHAIYGRDTSILRKYEHELGLKVDWADFSPKKAHYDLGTFTTPVPATLEGLMQTKVLDAQNKLRFAYDIFKTISTMERGEEGILIGDYLKKEPPQVRDFLLTLGSSNFFTNEPEKIPSPLFFRYYRRLFSTRKPVAYIRGGWQSIIEGLESILLRNGGKIVSKEKIESVVVENGAVRSVIGKENQYDADHFVFCVPPSVLVSLFESTPYRELLAEYNRYESNQVVVYDIGLQKRIESPFTYIYHKGERIFITDISYYDPTCIPEGGQLMQAVAYLNKEEINANKMDEKLEHIEFVYDKHFPGWRDLLAAKRISKKATVQEIKTIDDQRLMPVKFYSLLNAYFAGDWCEGEGQLSELSFSSAYEVTKRIMEQTPSPVVV, from the coding sequence TTGAAACAAAAAGTTGCAGTAATTGGCGGCGGATTGGCCGGATTGAGCGCAGCCGCCCGACTTTCGCATTACGGTTTCGATGTAACGCTGCTGGAAAAAGCGCCAAAGCTTGGAGGCCGGGCCATTACCATTCCCGTCAAGGGATTTCACTTCAATTTTGGCGCCCATGCGATTTACGGACGGGATACATCCATTTTGCGAAAGTATGAACATGAATTGGGTCTGAAGGTAGACTGGGCCGATTTTTCACCTAAAAAAGCGCATTATGACCTGGGCACGTTCACCACACCGGTGCCCGCCACGCTGGAAGGGTTGATGCAGACCAAGGTGTTGGATGCGCAGAACAAGCTGCGCTTCGCTTACGATATATTCAAAACCATTTCGACAATGGAACGGGGCGAAGAAGGGATATTGATCGGTGATTATCTGAAAAAGGAGCCGCCGCAGGTACGCGACTTCTTACTGACGCTGGGTTCGTCCAACTTTTTTACGAACGAACCGGAAAAAATACCTTCCCCGCTGTTCTTCCGCTACTATCGAAGGTTGTTTTCGACACGCAAACCGGTCGCTTATATTCGCGGCGGCTGGCAGTCCATCATTGAAGGCCTGGAGTCGATATTGCTCCGGAATGGCGGAAAAATCGTCAGCAAAGAAAAAATCGAATCGGTTGTCGTCGAGAACGGCGCTGTTCGTTCCGTGATCGGCAAGGAAAATCAGTATGACGCCGATCATTTTGTATTCTGTGTACCGCCGAGCGTCCTGGTATCCCTGTTTGAATCGACGCCCTACAGAGAACTGCTTGCCGAATACAATCGGTACGAATCGAATCAGGTTGTGGTTTACGATATCGGATTGCAAAAACGGATTGAAAGCCCGTTTACATATATCTATCACAAAGGGGAAAGGATTTTTATAACCGACATTTCCTATTACGATCCGACTTGCATCCCGGAGGGCGGCCAATTGATGCAAGCAGTCGCTTACCTCAACAAAGAAGAAATAAACGCCAACAAGATGGACGAGAAACTGGAGCATATTGAATTTGTATACGACAAGCATTTTCCTGGTTGGCGGGATCTGTTGGCAGCCAAGCGAATCTCGAAAAAGGCGACAGTACAGGAAATTAAAACGATTGACGATCAACGTTTGATGCCCGTCAAGTTCTACAGCCTGCTGAATGCGTACTTTGCGGGCGACTGGTGTGAAGGAGAAGGGCAGCTTTCCGAACTGTCATTCAGTTCCGCCTATGAAGTCACGAAACGAATTATGGAACAAACTCCGAGTCCCGTTGTGGTCTAA
- a CDS encoding ArsB/NhaD family transporter, translated as MEQQAVLAIGIFLVTYALIISEKIHRTVVAMLGGILMIVFGIVNQETAIHHIDFNTLGLLVGMMIIVSVTAETGLFKYVAIWSAKKAKGDPLRILLVLGFITAVASAFLDNVTTVLLMVPVTFSITRQLRVSPLPYLLTEIFASNIGGTATLIGDPPNIMIGSAVKELSFLSFVNNLTAISFFILFVTLALLAVWYRKQLQTSTELKQGIMQLDEKDEITDKKLLRKCLSVLALTIGGFFVHQIAHLESATVALAGAFVLLLLTGEHYLEEALARVEWITIFFFIGLFVLVSGLVETGVISKLAAQAIDLTGGDLTMTAMLILWMSAFASAFVDNIPFVATMIPMIQEMGNMGVTHLEPLWWSLSLGACLGGNGTLIGASANVIVAGLAAKEGHHISFLKFMWIGFPLMILSIAISSAYVYIRYLM; from the coding sequence ATGGAACAACAGGCAGTATTAGCGATTGGAATCTTTTTAGTTACGTACGCGCTCATCATCTCCGAAAAAATTCACCGCACCGTGGTTGCGATGCTGGGCGGCATCCTGATGATCGTGTTCGGAATCGTGAACCAGGAAACGGCGATCCACCACATCGACTTTAACACTTTGGGTCTTCTTGTCGGAATGATGATCATCGTTTCTGTCACGGCGGAAACGGGGCTTTTCAAGTACGTAGCCATTTGGTCGGCTAAAAAGGCGAAAGGAGATCCGCTTAGAATCCTTTTGGTTTTGGGGTTTATTACCGCAGTTGCGTCCGCGTTTCTCGATAATGTAACAACTGTACTTTTGATGGTGCCGGTCACCTTTAGTATCACCCGCCAATTGCGCGTGTCGCCGCTGCCGTATTTGCTTACGGAAATTTTTGCGTCAAACATTGGCGGAACGGCCACGCTCATCGGAGACCCTCCGAACATTATGATCGGCAGTGCGGTTAAGGAATTGTCTTTCCTGTCTTTTGTGAACAATCTAACCGCGATTTCGTTCTTTATCCTGTTCGTGACTCTCGCCCTTCTTGCCGTTTGGTACCGAAAACAACTGCAAACATCAACGGAACTTAAACAGGGCATCATGCAGTTGGATGAAAAGGACGAAATCACTGACAAAAAACTTCTCAGAAAATGCTTGTCGGTTCTCGCATTAACGATCGGAGGATTTTTTGTCCATCAAATCGCACACCTGGAATCGGCGACAGTCGCGTTGGCGGGCGCGTTTGTTTTGTTGCTTCTTACCGGAGAGCATTATTTGGAAGAAGCGTTGGCACGGGTGGAGTGGATTACGATTTTCTTCTTTATCGGGTTGTTTGTTCTTGTTTCAGGTCTTGTCGAAACGGGGGTTATATCGAAGCTTGCCGCACAGGCGATCGATCTCACTGGCGGCGATTTAACCATGACTGCAATGCTGATTTTGTGGATGAGCGCGTTTGCATCAGCGTTTGTCGATAACATTCCGTTCGTCGCTACGATGATACCCATGATTCAGGAGATGGGGAACATGGGGGTTACCCATTTGGAACCCCTCTGGTGGAGCCTGTCTTTAGGTGCGTGTTTGGGAGGAAACGGTACGTTGATTGGCGCAAGCGCCAACGTGATCGTAGCAGGACTCGCCGCCAAAGAAGGACACCACATTTCGTTTCTGAAATTTATGTGGATCGGTTTTCCTTTAATGATTTTATCAATCGCAATTTCTTCTGCGTATGTGTACATTCGATATCTGATGTGA
- a CDS encoding Rieske 2Fe-2S domain-containing protein has protein sequence MLKPEENERLTRVGPGTPMGEVFRRYWIPALLSEELPEPDCPPIRVRLLGENLVAFRDTNGTVGLLDRYCPHRRVELFWGRNEECGLRCVYHGWKFDVAGNCVDMPNEPTESNFKQKVKITSYPTWEKAGVIWTYMGPKDWMPPLPDYEWVRAPETHRHVSKTFEACNWLQGLEGGIDTSHSSFAHNNNLADKNALRTRAPSPKLEVVKTDYGFRYAGIRDLGQDGNYVRAYQYIMPAQQMRGAMTKWKDGSREEFPAIAGHIWVPIDDESTWVWNFIYSADKQIPFTPEFVLEHETAFGRGPNDLLPGYRLKRNPSNDYLIDREVQRIQTFTGISGINTQDYALQETAAPIIDRSLERLGTADAAIIAARHLLLEATRDVEQGKAPRGTRADSYRNVRACDKILPAGIDWKEALKEEMTAQF, from the coding sequence ATGTTGAAGCCGGAGGAAAATGAACGACTGACGCGGGTGGGTCCAGGTACGCCGATGGGTGAAGTGTTTCGTCGGTATTGGATCCCCGCCCTGTTATCGGAAGAACTGCCGGAACCGGATTGTCCGCCGATACGCGTTCGACTGTTGGGGGAAAATTTGGTGGCGTTTCGGGATACGAACGGAACAGTGGGCCTGCTTGACCGATACTGCCCGCATCGCCGGGTCGAATTATTTTGGGGGCGCAATGAAGAATGCGGTTTGCGATGTGTTTACCACGGCTGGAAATTCGATGTGGCTGGCAACTGTGTAGACATGCCAAATGAACCGACGGAAAGCAATTTTAAACAAAAAGTCAAAATCACGTCTTACCCCACCTGGGAAAAGGCGGGTGTTATCTGGACCTATATGGGACCGAAAGATTGGATGCCGCCGCTGCCTGACTACGAATGGGTAAGAGCACCAGAAACACACCGCCATGTTTCCAAAACATTTGAAGCATGCAATTGGCTGCAAGGTTTGGAAGGCGGCATTGATACTTCTCATTCTTCCTTCGCGCACAACAACAACCTGGCGGACAAGAATGCGCTGCGCACGCGGGCTCCTTCTCCCAAACTGGAAGTTGTCAAAACGGACTATGGTTTCCGCTATGCAGGAATCCGGGATTTGGGGCAGGACGGGAATTATGTGCGCGCCTATCAGTACATCATGCCAGCGCAGCAGATGCGTGGCGCCATGACGAAATGGAAAGACGGTTCGCGTGAAGAATTTCCGGCAATCGCCGGTCATATTTGGGTGCCGATTGATGATGAATCAACTTGGGTGTGGAATTTTATATACTCGGCGGATAAGCAGATTCCATTTACGCCCGAGTTTGTGCTGGAACACGAAACGGCATTTGGTCGCGGACCGAATGACCTGCTTCCAGGCTACCGATTAAAACGGAATCCCTCCAATGATTACCTGATCGACCGGGAAGTACAGCGGATCCAAACGTTTACCGGAATATCGGGCATTAATACGCAGGATTATGCGTTGCAGGAAACGGCTGCTCCGATTATTGACCGTTCCCTGGAACGGTTAGGAACGGCAGATGCGGCCATCATTGCAGCCAGGCATTTATTGTTGGAAGCCACCCGGGATGTGGAACAAGGGAAGGCGCCGCGTGGTACACGTGCGGATTCGTACCGAAATGTGCGGGCATGCGACAAAATCCTGCCAGCCGGGATCGATTGGAAAGAAGCACTGAAGGAAGAGATGACAGCCCAATTTTAA
- a CDS encoding NAD(P)-dependent oxidoreductase, translating to MQPSRREKTMGDFAELKGKTVALLGYDNIAIEQAKKLRELGIKVIIGVREGWNEEAAKQDGFQVFNLHEAVAQADIIQVW from the coding sequence ATGCAACCATCACGGAGGGAGAAAACTATGGGAGACTTCGCGGAGCTGAAAGGTAAAACGGTAGCCCTCCTCGGATATGACAATATTGCCATCGAACAGGCAAAGAAACTGAGAGAACTGGGGATTAAAGTCATTATCGGGGTCCGGGAAGGTTGGAATGAAGAAGCTGCCAAACAGGACGGTTTTCAAGTATTCAATCTGCATGAGGCGGTTGCTCAGGCAGATATTATTCAGGTTTGGTAA
- a CDS encoding IclR family transcriptional regulator — MAKGQETLSSVHNAMRILQEFSKEGPELGISELSHRLGLAKSTVFRLIRTLSESHLVQQNKKSQKYHLGLGVFVLGSSVYHKMEIRQVALPFLEKLLKSTNKVVRLGVYDQGGVVYLSKLPEDQETRSFSSIGRRVPAYCTAIGKLLLAYQPLTEIERVLQEELKAVTPNTITSRDKLHEQLDMIRKNGYAVTYEETRPGICSVAVPVFDDMHEVVAAISVTGSKSHFYQVQTQGYVKEMRMYSRLISEQLSPE; from the coding sequence GTGGCTAAGGGACAAGAAACTCTTTCGTCTGTTCATAATGCAATGCGTATTTTGCAGGAATTTTCAAAAGAGGGACCGGAATTAGGCATTAGCGAACTGAGTCATCGGCTGGGGCTGGCGAAAAGCACTGTTTTTCGGTTGATTCGCACCTTAAGCGAGTCACATTTGGTGCAGCAAAACAAAAAATCCCAAAAATACCACTTGGGATTGGGCGTATTCGTACTGGGTTCTTCCGTGTATCACAAAATGGAAATCCGTCAGGTCGCTCTTCCTTTCCTGGAAAAGCTGTTAAAATCCACCAATAAAGTGGTGCGCTTAGGTGTTTATGATCAAGGCGGCGTTGTGTATCTCAGCAAGCTGCCGGAAGATCAGGAGACCAGATCATTCAGTTCGATCGGCCGCCGGGTCCCGGCGTATTGTACAGCAATTGGCAAACTGTTGCTGGCCTACCAGCCGCTAACGGAGATCGAACGTGTGCTGCAGGAAGAATTGAAAGCGGTTACGCCAAATACGATCACTAGCCGTGACAAGCTGCATGAACAGTTGGATATGATCAGAAAAAACGGGTATGCGGTTACCTACGAGGAAACAAGGCCGGGCATCTGTTCTGTTGCCGTACCCGTTTTTGACGACATGCATGAAGTGGTCGCCGCTATCAGTGTAACAGGTTCGAAATCACATTTTTACCAGGTGCAGACTCAGGGCTACGTAAAAGAAATGAGAATGTACAGCCGATTGATCTCGGAACAGCTTAGTCCCGAGTGA